ACATTTGGTAAATATTAGACAACCAACACAACATTTTCATTGTTGTCTGAAATGGGCACTGTTTATCTTCAATGTTTTCTAAGCTAAAGACAGAAATTGGCTTAAAAATTTGACTTGTATTTGACTCGTATAGGAATTCAAGTTCtgtgtataatttataaatggaTGCCAAAATTagtaaagttaaaaaacaaataaaatgtccGCAATGTGCGAAGACAAAGTCCTGTTGCTCGAAAAGTTgcaatgaataattttttatggAGCAGTGGGACGTAACATTTGTTTTTTGCTTCAGTTTGTCTCCTTTGTCCTGCACCTGAGCCCTGTTTGGGTTTGTGGAATGTGCGcacctttttttgtatttctgaaaACTAGTAAAGTTGCCATTATTTGCTTTTACTCAGATAGACTCATGTTTATATAGGGATCCATCGGCTCAAGCAAAGTCTGCCCAAGAGAAAAGTGGGTAAAATGGCGAAGGCGTACGATCCTATCGCACCGGTCGCTGAAGAAATCAGTGAGGAGGCCTGCCTTCTGTGCTTTGATGAGTTCCAGGTGAATGTTTTACTTAGTAATTGTCTAGTTGAGATCTAATCAAGCTTCAGCGTACTGAGATCTGCTTCAGTTATCTTTCAAATCCATGCAGTGACAGTCAAAGGGGTACAGAGAATGATCGGGATTGATTTTTAAGGTTTCTTTTGCTTTCTCTGTTCATTAGGTCACTGACATTGCCGATGCCATGATTCTTAAGCAGCTCTTTGAGAACCTCTTCTTGAATGGGGTTGTAGTTGTAGCCACGTCCAACCGGCCTCCTGATGGTAAGAAGCAATGAATCCAGCTAAACCAGTCTGAATGTAGTTGTTAATACACATTCTTTTGGTATGTGGATGTCACTTCTCAGTTGCTTATACGAATTGAGAGCCCAGCCGACTCTTTGAAAAGCCCATTATTTGCAAAAATGATTTCTTCGGTGTGATGCATATGTCAGTTTGAATTATTGACTGTGCAGCactataaaaaaatgatttttcaaagtaaatagcacaaatattattggagtatgttttgcaAGAAAGTACAGTGTCAGcctttctatttaaaaatgtcatgtttaaaggggtcatggcatgagaaaccaaatttcccttgatcttttgacacagAAGAAGTCTTTGTATGCTTaatacatcctgcaagtttcataactTAAAATTTCCTCATCATCAGTAAAAAAGCATCTATGTAATAACCCTCAGAAAACGGCTCATTTTGGATCAGAGGGACAAGGTGATGTCACCTGGGCACAGTcgtttgcatatgaccgcctccagagCAAGACAACTACACCTATTTTTGCATCATTGCATCATTGTCACGATTACTCTGAAGAAGTAATTGTTTACAATAAGATTGCGATGCCAGGCAGACGATGTGCCGTTCCTGGCTGTGGAAAAACATCATGTTTGTAGACACTGCCAAAGGATCCTGATATCAGAGAAAAATGgatacagtttatttttagtGAACGTCCCAGTCAGGTCAGTGCTAATTTACGCGCATGTTCAGTACATTTCACCGTTgagtgttttgagaaaaaaatcacAGTATGATGCTGGCTTTGCCAAAATATTTTTGCTCAAAGATCAGGCCGTGCCGACTGTTCTGGACCCAACAACGATGCCGCAAACTGTAAGTAACGTATTTcgtgtaaaaactatttttaaaacggTAATGCATAGGCAatgatgttagccaatcataaaagTGGGCTGTTACACTGACCTCTTAAAGAGAAAACACCCCAAAACCGACTGTTTTAGTcagaggatgagaaacagggtggaaAAAGGTCATAAATGACTCAATTTCgaatttttttcatccaaaacactttaattatattataattacacctcagagaacataataaaaaaaaaaacatgtcatgacccctttaattcaatgtgttacttgcattttctttgagatttttttttaatgacatttactagcaatttctgagtgaagaTTGATTTGAAATCatgcacaagttttttttttttcaagtgtagcCATCACACGATGTGCGGTTTCTTTCAGCACGTCTTCACTTCCAAATTCCAGTTTGTTTGAGCACAATATCTTGTTTTACAGATCTGTACAAAAACGGATTACAAAGGGTGAACTTTGTGCCTTTCATCTCTGTGCTAAAGGTAAGAACTTCAGCTGCAGGTGTATTTTCTAAAACACTTAGTGCTATGTTTATTGGTGTTActgtacttaaaggaatagtttatccaaaaatggaaatttgctgaaactttactcaccctcaagatggttccaagatgagtttgtttcttcaacagaacagatttggagatctGTAGCATTCCATCCTTTACTCACCAATGGAtggtctgcagtgaatgggtgcagtcagaatgaaagtccaaacagctgataaaaacatcacaagaatccacaagtaatccacaccactccagcctATCAATTattgtcttgtgaaatgaaaaggttattttatcagctgtttggactctcattctgatggcacccattcactgcagaggatccattggtgagtaaacGATGGAATGCTACACATTTCCAAATCTGttgaagaaactcatctacatcttggaaggcctgatggtgagtaaattttcagcggattttcatttttgggtgaactattcctttaatgcccTTGTTGAACTTTTGGGAAGAAGGTCAAATGATAATGCAGGTTAAGTTACTTTCTGCAAataatccagtggtcaaatgtcTTTTGAATAGGAGTATTGCCAAACACTACGTCTGGATTCTGGAATAGATTATCGGAGAAGAAATCGCCCTGCAGCTGGAAAACTCTTCTACCTGTGAGAAAATTCATGTCCGTGTACAAAATGAGATGCTGCATGCTTGCTGCATTAGTTTAGTCATCAACTTTTAATCAGTTATGCAAGTTGACTACTTTCTTTAATCAAAGACATGCATCTTCAATCCATCAAACAATCCAAACTCACAGTGTTGCTTGGGCGAGTCAGAAAGCTCCATGTTTTGAATATCATATGAATCGCTCCTGTTGTCTTAAGATGGGGTATTAAAAcgtattttaacatccaaagcaTCACATGCTTAGCTTGACAAGTCAATGTTATTGCTTTGCccaagtataaataaataaaaagattgtaTTATGAagtgattaattatttattaaatattttcggATCTAGTTCCAGTGAACCTGATGTTGATGCAATACTCGATAAGCTGTTCGATGAGATGGCCTTCAAACAGAATGACAGTAAGTTGGCTATAATGTGTTTGCTAAATAACAAAACACTCTCGTTTAATTAGCTGATGGTTTATCAGTAAAAACACCCTTACAAAAGAATTTCTGTGGCAGCCCATTAGATGTCATATTGCTACAGATGTGAATGTAGGTTACCATTACGTGTGTGTAATGCATCCAGAATTTTGTGAGTTgagaatttaattgttttttaactttttattttatgcaaatttgatttgggttcaatttttttttttaccacagttACTCGACCCAGATCTCTAAAGGTACATGGCAGGATACTGACACTTGCCAAAGCATGTGGGACCATAGCAGACTGCACTTTTGAGGAGCTGTGTGATCGAGTAAGCTTGTGTTTCCTATGTTGTTTCACCATCCTCCATTGAAATGAACTATTGAGTATTGTGTTGTGTTTACTGTTAGCCTGTAGGAGCCAGCGACTACCTGGAGATCTCAGCTGTGTTTGACACAGTTTTCATCCGAAACATTCCTTTGCTCACTTTGAACAAGAAGACGCAAGCCAGACGCTTCATAACTCTCATTGATGCACTCTATGAGCACAAGGTAGGTCATGAAACACTTGTGATTTCCGTTGGAAGGTCTTAAAGGAACCTCTCACAGTTCGGGGGAATATCTCCACAGGTTCGAGTCGTGCTGCAGGCCGAAGCTCCATTAGATGAGCTGTTTGTTCATGAACATCACGACCATCACGACCATCACGACACTCATGTTTTATTGGATGATCTGGGCATTTCAAGGGTAATTTACAAACATTTCCTATTTGAATTCTTTGAGAATTAAATAAGGAACCTGAATGTTGCCTTCGGAATTTTATTATAAATCTGAGAGAAGAAAATGAAattcaaggtgtttttttttttttattaatatttatttttttatgtttttgttttggtatgtttgttttttttatttttttttttattttttttttttatgttttatattgtgcagtattattacaatttaaaagaactgttttctatttgaacatattttaaaatgtaatttatttctgtgatgcaaagctgaattttcagcatagtATAGCATAAAAGTatccatttctttttaaatagtcttactgaccccaaacttttgttgCTTAATAGGACTGGGCAGAAAGAGAGTAATTAAATCACTATTGTGAATGTTCGGTTTCGTTATGGTAGGTGGggtgtgcttaattgtcatgaaaatattgaaaataaaatactcCATTAATACTGCATAATAAAACCTCTTAATggtcttaaaaaataaactagttcacccaaaaatgaaaacttcttGACCCTctggtcatccaagatgtagattagtttgtttcttaatgggaacagatttggagaaatgcagcattccatcacttgctcacaaatggatcctctgcagtgaatgggtgccgtcagaatgagagccggaacagctgataaaagcatcacaataatccacaccactccagttcacaATTcttgtgaagccatttttttttttttttttttttttgtgagaaaaaaattcatcaagatgtttttaacttcaatctGTTGATTCTGGCTaaaatagtccataatccataatattgctttctctattGAAAACAAACTCCTCTGCATCTTGGCTGACCTGAGGTTGAGCAGGTTTGAAAGAAACCTTTGATCTTTGACCTTGATGTGATGATCTCTTCACATTGATGGGCGGCAGTGATTTGATTTCCTCTTTTAATGCATCAGGATGCAGGCAGCTCGCTGGCGATCTTTACAGGAGAAGAGGAGGTGTTCGCCTTCCAGAGGACAGTATCTCGCCTTACTGAGATGCAAACAGAGGAGTACTGGGTTGCAGGAGATCGGAGCTCTAAGTAGCTTTTATCATTAATAACTCCATATACAGCGGCTATCTCAACTATCATAAGACTCAGCCTCTCATGAGGTCTTGGGATCAACTCCATTTTGATTTGGTGAGGACGGTATCTTAATCAGAACTGTATGGAATAATGCTGCACTTTATAAACGCACATGCAAATATGACTAGCCTCTTTTAGAGGTTTGGTCTTGAAAGATGGGCACGTTTGTTTGTAAAAGTTTGGATGTGGATCTGCCAAATATGTGTTTTGAAATCAGGCTGCCTTTCTGATTATAAAAATGGTTTGTGGAATATTTTATTGACAACCTATAGTTGTCAGACAGCTGATATGCAACCTATTTAAGATTGTGtttgcattaaaattacattttattgatgTCTGATTATTCTGAAGCTTTCTCTAGTGCTTCTGTTTCAGGTCTGTGATGTTTGCAGGTAGGTTTATgtggtttattcatcattatttgtgtccaaaatataaaaaaactacaatattagTCATGTATATTTATGTCTAATGAAGGAGTCATGGTCGGACCTTCGCTGTGAGGACCTGAGAGAGGTGCTTTCATTGGAAGCACTTGCTAAGGCAAGCTCATACTTAGGATTAGGGATTTGAGCAAACCCCAAATTTTAAGTAATACATTTTAGTGTGTATCTTCACTGTAGCACACATCGTGCATGAATTATGCCTCAGATTGTGTGATTTGTTGAAGAAAAGTGTGCAATCACAATTACTTTTGACTTGGCACCCTACAGCACCCTAGCAACGGAATAGCAATAACTTTACAGGGACAgtcaattccattcaaaaaagtatatatatatatatatatatatatatatatatatatatatatatggaaaaaaatatatagttttatatatttttaagtaatgctTGATTGTCATGAAATTAATGATACGTATAAGTACTCTTAATGGTCTTAAAAccatttcatttgttattttttccttttgcttTAGAAATATGAGATTTGCTGGGTTATTTTGGTGAGATTCCCCAGTCGCATTTTCTTCATAGAACGCAAACGCGTGGTTACATTCTATTGAAAGGCACGTAGACTGTCTAGAAGCCATTTATTCCAGAGAGTGCATAAAATAAGAGCTCTTGCGATGGCACATCTGTGTAATGTGCagatgacgtgtgtgtgtgtgtgctggtgatCTCCAGTGCTGCTCTCCGGCCCTTTAAGAAGCAGTTCCTCCTGCTGATTCCAGGGGGCGGATGTTCTTTGTGTTGCTGTTCATCTCTAGTTTGCAGCGGAGCAGCAGCGCATTAGGGGCTTTGGTAGTGCTGGATCGCCCGGGTTGCGGGACTCAACGTCCTGCTCCGACATGGAA
The sequence above is drawn from the Cyprinus carpio isolate SPL01 chromosome A17, ASM1834038v1, whole genome shotgun sequence genome and encodes:
- the afg1la gene encoding AFG1 like ATPase a isoform X2; its protein translation is MAAGKASLVALGLQFCVKNKLLLSSALPGIVSCIKRGLATGVLSQTADVPSATTSPSGSFSGPLEHYDSLIRDGQLREDLQQRAALEKLDQMQKDLRGYSNDHSTLFSKFFSKRKPPKGYYIYGDVGTGKTMVIDMFYDHVETVKKKRVHFHGFMLDVHKRIHRLKQSLPKRKVGKMAKAYDPIAPVAEEISEEACLLCFDEFQVTDIADAMILKQLFENLFLNGVVVVATSNRPPDDLYKNGLQRVNFVPFISVLKEYCQTLRLDSGIDYRRRNRPAAGKLFYLSSEPDVDAILDKLFDEMAFKQNDITRPRSLKVHGRILTLAKACGTIADCTFEELCDRPVGASDYLEISAVFDTVFIRNIPLLTLNKKTQARRFITLIDALYEHKDAGSSLAIFTGEEEVFAFQRTVSRLTEMQTEEYWVAGDRSSK
- the afg1la gene encoding AFG1 like ATPase a isoform X1 is translated as MAAGKASLVALGLQFCVKNKLLLSSALPGIVSCIKRGLATGVLSQTADVPSATTSPSGSFSGPLEHYDSLIRDGQLREDLQQRAALEKLDQMQKDLRGYSNDHSTLFSKFFSKRKPPKGYYIYGDVGTGKTMVIDMFYDHVETVKKKRVHFHGFMLDVHKRIHRLKQSLPKRKVGKMAKAYDPIAPVAEEISEEACLLCFDEFQVTDIADAMILKQLFENLFLNGVVVVATSNRPPDDLYKNGLQRVNFVPFISVLKEYCQTLRLDSGIDYRRRNRPAAGKLFYLSSEPDVDAILDKLFDEMAFKQNDITRPRSLKVHGRILTLAKACGTIADCTFEELCDRPVGASDYLEISAVFDTVFIRNIPLLTLNKKTQARRFITLIDALYEHKVRVVLQAEAPLDELFVHEHHDHHDHHDTHVLLDDLGISRDAGSSLAIFTGEEEVFAFQRTVSRLTEMQTEEYWVAGDRSSK